In Candidatus Eisenbacteria bacterium, the DNA window CTATATTGAACCCAAGGCGCGGGAAGAGGTATTTCATTATATTGATGCGGCGAATGTCGATCTAAAATCATTCTCCGAGGAATTTTACTTTAAGTTGACCTTATCGCACCTGAAACCGGTGTTGGACACCCTCGAATGGCTTCATCGTGAAACCGAGGTCTGGATTGAAATCACGACACTTCTCATCCCGGGGCGGAACGATTCCGATGATGAGATCCGTCGGGAAGCGGAATGGATTCTGAAGCATGTCGGCGACGCGGTGCCTCTGCATCTCACCGCGTTTCATCCAGCATACAGAATGACCGACATCCCCCGTACGCCCGCGGATACCTTATTGCGGGCCCGCGCCTTGGCCAGGAAGGCGGGGCTTAAATTTGTATACGTGGGGAATATTCTTGATACCGAGGGGTCAACGACCTATTGCCCATCCTGCCAGGAAGTTCTTATCGAGAGAAATTGGCACACTATTTCAGAATTCCGTCTCATAGAGGATCGGTGTCCTGCTTGTGGTCTGAAGGTTCCTGGCCGGTTCGATGCCGCCGGAATTCCGCGAAAAGGATAAGGGCCAGGCCGGATAAGATCAGCATATCCGCAACATTAAAGATCCCGGTTCGCACCACTCCAATACCGACATTCATGAAATCTCTGACAACGCCGTGAAACATCAAACGGTCGATGAGATTGCTAAGGCCGCCACCGAGAATCAGGGAAACGGCGATTATATATTCTGTTCGAAGTCTGCGATTCCAAAGGGTGTAGAAAAACAACGCCGACAGCGCCAGAGAAACCAAAATGACAAAGACAAGAAATCTGGCGCCTTCAGATAACCCGGATCCCATTCCCAGCATGGCGCCGGCATTTTTGACATGTTGCAGCCGGATCGTTCCCCAGAGCCAAACAATGGGAGTTC includes these proteins:
- the amrS gene encoding AmmeMemoRadiSam system radical SAM enzyme, giving the protein MEAFVIRPQKGKIISHPARWWSLEEDGKIRCELCPRLCRIGEGQAGFCTIRQNHGGKLVSLGYGRPTGFGVDPIEKKPLFHFYPGTQILSFGTVGCNLGCQFCQNWDMSKAKTENHRAIEVTPEKVVGLALQELCPGIAYTYNDPVIFGEFVVDVSKCAHEKNIKNVMVTAGYIEPKAREEVFHYIDAANVDLKSFSEEFYFKLTLSHLKPVLDTLEWLHRETEVWIEITTLLIPGRNDSDDEIRREAEWILKHVGDAVPLHLTAFHPAYRMTDIPRTPADTLLRARALARKAGLKFVYVGNILDTEGSTTYCPSCQEVLIERNWHTISEFRLIEDRCPACGLKVPGRFDAAGIPRKG
- the lspA gene encoding signal peptidase II, with amino-acid sequence MPGRNLKYRLSLILSILGTSILIDQTTKIISERYIPSRTPIVWLWGTIRLQHVKNAGAMLGMGSGLSEGARFLVFVILVSLALSALFFYTLWNRRLRTEYIIAVSLILGGGLSNLIDRLMFHGVVRDFMNVGIGVVRTGIFNVADMLILSGLALILFAEFRRHRTGQEPSDHKQDTDPL